The Cucumis melo cultivar AY chromosome 5, USDA_Cmelo_AY_1.0, whole genome shotgun sequence genome has a segment encoding these proteins:
- the LOC103491682 gene encoding L-ascorbate oxidase homolog, with protein MAGLMFTTLLCLSAAAMTTMVRGEDPYFFFTWNVTYGTISPLGVPQQGILINGQFPGPNINSTTNNNLVINVFNNLDEPFLLHWSGIQHRKNSWQDGLLGTNCPIPPGTNFTYHFQVKDQIGSFFYYPSTAMHRAAGGFGGLRVNSRLLIPVPYADPEDDYTVLIGDWYTKSHTTLKQFLDSGRSIARPDGVLINGKTAKGDGTDEPLFTMKPGKTYKYRVCNVGLKTSLNFRFQGHTMKLVEMEGSHTVQNDYKSLDVHVGQCFSVLVTADQEPKDYYMVASTRFIKSALVGKGIVRYTNGKGPASPELPNAPMGWAWSLNQFRTFRWNLTASAARPNPQGSYHYGSINITRTIKLVNSASKVDGKLRYAINGVSHVDPETPLKLAEYFGVTDKVFKYDTISDEGLAEGATTVTVAPNVVNTTFRNFIEIIFENHEKSLQSWHLDGYSFFAVAIEPGRWTPEKRSDYNLLDAVSRHTIQVFPKSWAAILLTFDNAGMWNLRSELAENRYLGQQLYMSVQSPARSLRDEYNIPDNTLLCGLVKDLPLPKPYTI; from the exons ATGGCTGGGTTGATGTTTACCACGCTGCTTTGCCTCTCGGCTGCAGCAATGACGACGATGGTCCGTGGTGAAGATCCTTATTTCTTCTTCACATGGAATGTAACCTATGGCACCATCTCTCCCTTGGGCGTTCCCCAACAAGGCATTCTTATCAATGGTCAATTCCCCGGACCTAATATAAACTCCACAACCAATAATAACTTAGTCATTAACGTCTTCAATAACCTCGACGAACCTTTCCTTCTACATTG GAGCGGAATTCAGCACAGGAAGAACTCTTGGCAAGATGGGCTACTTGGAACCAATTGCCCAATCCCACCGGGAACGAACTTCACCTACCATTTCCAAGTTAAGGACCAAATTGGAAGCTTCTTCTACTATCCATCAACTGCCATGCACAGGGCAGCCGGAGGCTTTGGTGGCCTCCGTGTGAATAGTCGTTTACTCATTCCTGTTCCCTATGCTGACCCTGAAGATGATTACACTGTCCTTATTGGTGATTGGTACACCAAGAGTCACACCACACTCAAGCAATTTTTGGATAGCGGTCGCTCCATTGCTAGACCCGACGGTGTCCTCATCAATGGAAAGACTGCAAAGGGTGACGGAACTGATGAGCCACTCTTCACCATGAAGCCTGGAAAGACTTACAAGTATCGAGTTTGCAACGTGGGTCTCAAGACATCTCTCAACTTTAGATTCCAAGGACACACCATGAAGTTGGTAGAGATGGAGGGTTCTCATACAGTGCAAAACGATTACAAATCACTTGACGTCCATGTAGGGCAATGCTTTTCAGTGCTAGTCACAGCCGACCAGGAGCCCAAAGATTATTACATGGTTGCATCAACTAGGTTTATTAAGAGCGCTCTTGTTGGTAAAGGAATTGTTCGATATACCAATGGAAAAGGTCCTGCCTCTCCTGAACTTCCAAACGCACCCATGGGTTGGGCTTGGTCCCTCAATCAATTTCGTACCTTCCGTTGGAACCTCACTGCCAGTGCTGCAAGGCCTAATCCTCAAGGCTCCTACCATTATGGTTCCATCAACATTACTCGTACCATTAAGCTTGTCAATTCAGCTAGTAAGGTGGATGGTAAGCTACGATATGCCatcaatggtgtctcacatgTTGATCCTGAAACTCCATTGAAGCTTGCTGAGTACTTTGGAGTCACTGACAAGGTGTTCAAGTACGACACCATTTCTGATGAGGGGCTAGCCGAAGGTGCAACCACTGTGACTGTTGCTCCTAATGTTGTTAATACAACTTTCCGCAACTTCATAGAAATTATTTTTGAGAACCACGAGAAGAGCCTCCAGTCATGGCATTTGGATGGCTACTCATTCTTTGCTGTGGC CATTGAGCCTGGGAGATGGACTCCAGAAAAACGATCAGACTACAATCTTCTTGATGCTGTGAGCAGACATACAATCCAAGTGTTCCCTAAGTCGTGGGCAGCCATACTTCTTACATTTGACAATGCTGGAATGTGGAACTTGAGGTCCGAATTGGCAGAAAATCGTTACTTGGGACAACAACTCTACATGAGTGTGCAATCACCAGCTCGCTCCCTCAGAGACGAGTACAATATTCCAGACAATACTTTGCTATGTGGTTTAGTGAAGGACTTGCCATTACCAAAACCATATACCATTTGA